One window of the Shewanella khirikhana genome contains the following:
- the ubiE gene encoding bifunctional demethylmenaquinone methyltransferase/2-methoxy-6-polyprenyl-1,4-benzoquinol methylase UbiE, which produces MSEGASKSTHFGFKTVDSDKKADLVAGVFHSVAAKYDIMNDVMSFGIHRLWKRFTIETAGARPGMKVLDLAGGTGDLTAKFSRLVGERGQVVLADINDSMLKVGRSKLRDLGVVGNVNYVQANAEALPFPDNHFDIITIAFGLRNVTDKDAALRSMQRVLKPGGKLLVLEFSKPQHDVMRKLYDLYSFKILPKMGEFIAQDAGSYEYLAESIRMHPDQDTLKGMMQNAGLEQVDYINMTDGVVALHRGYKF; this is translated from the coding sequence ATGTCCGAGGGCGCCTCAAAGAGTACCCACTTTGGTTTCAAGACCGTAGATTCCGACAAGAAGGCCGATCTGGTTGCTGGCGTATTCCACTCAGTGGCCGCCAAGTACGACATCATGAACGATGTGATGTCCTTCGGTATCCATCGCCTGTGGAAGCGATTCACCATTGAAACTGCCGGTGCCCGTCCGGGGATGAAGGTGCTGGATCTGGCCGGTGGTACCGGCGATCTGACCGCCAAGTTCTCCCGTCTGGTGGGTGAGCGTGGTCAGGTAGTACTGGCCGATATCAACGACTCCATGCTGAAAGTGGGTCGCTCCAAGCTGCGGGATCTGGGCGTGGTGGGCAACGTGAACTACGTTCAGGCCAACGCCGAAGCGCTGCCATTCCCCGATAACCATTTCGATATCATCACCATCGCCTTCGGCCTGCGTAACGTGACCGACAAAGACGCCGCCCTGCGCTCCATGCAGCGCGTGCTCAAGCCCGGCGGCAAACTGCTGGTGCTGGAATTCTCCAAGCCGCAGCACGACGTGATGCGTAAACTGTACGACCTCTACAGCTTTAAAATTCTGCCCAAAATGGGTGAATTTATTGCCCAGGACGCCGGCAGTTACGAATACCTGGCCGAGTCCATTCGCATGCACCCTGATCAGGACACCCTCAAGGGCATGATGCAAAACGCCGGTCTCGAGCAAGTGGATTACATCAACATGACCGATGGCGTAGTGGCACTGCACCGGGGTTATAAGTTCTGA
- a CDS encoding ubiquinone biosynthesis accessory factor UbiJ: MLPRELSLFVCGAVELGFEKLLAQTGASPRHYGLHGKRLAIELTELPFPLFLIFDDSVTVLSRYEAETDVRVKASVSALYALSQGESLSMLIKADRLDIDGDLNVLQGFSRLIKEQQFDIGEPLSRYIGDGPAHKLQSGGRWLGSELKRIGDKTLSHLAQLSTEEYRLAPHRIEFIHLKDNIDSLVQDTDTIEKRINQLRDRLTP, encoded by the coding sequence ATGCTGCCACGGGAGCTGTCACTCTTTGTCTGCGGCGCCGTGGAACTGGGCTTTGAGAAACTGCTTGCCCAAACCGGTGCCAGCCCAAGGCATTATGGCCTGCATGGCAAACGCCTCGCTATTGAATTGACCGAGCTCCCCTTCCCGCTGTTTCTTATCTTCGATGACAGCGTGACCGTGCTTAGCCGTTATGAAGCCGAAACCGATGTCAGGGTAAAGGCATCAGTTTCAGCGCTCTATGCCCTGAGCCAGGGCGAAAGTCTCAGCATGCTTATCAAGGCCGATCGACTCGATATCGATGGCGACCTCAATGTACTGCAGGGCTTCAGTCGCCTTATCAAAGAGCAGCAGTTCGACATCGGCGAGCCGCTGTCACGCTATATTGGTGACGGCCCGGCGCACAAGCTGCAATCCGGCGGCCGCTGGCTTGGCAGCGAACTGAAGCGCATTGGCGACAAGACCTTAAGCCACCTCGCGCAACTTTCCACCGAGGAATACCGGCTCGCGCCCCACCGCATTGAGTTTATTCATCTCAAGGACAACATTGACTCGCTGGTGCAGGACACTGACACTATCGAGAAAAGAATCAATCAATTAAGGGACCGTCTCACACCATGA
- the ubiB gene encoding ubiquinone biosynthesis regulatory protein kinase UbiB, with protein sequence MTLASLRRGYQVIRTLLHYGLDDVLPPSLTPWYFKLARKSLFWVRNRHKDKCGGERLKLAMQELGPVYIKFGQMLSTRRDLLSDEWAEELAMLQDRVPPFDSALARAAIEEELGCAIDTLFDDFDDTPLASASISQVHTATLKSNGEPVVLKVLRPNVEAKIHADLELMLQVAGWVERLLGSGNRLRPLEVVEDYQNTILGELNLKLEALNATKLRNNFLDSDALYIPYVYEELCHRRLMVMERIDGIPIADVEALNAQGTNLKLLAERGVELFFTQVFRDNFFHADMHPGNIFVSREHPENPFYIGLDCGIMGSLTEEDKRYLAENFLAFFNRDYHRIAQLYVESGWVSSNTDILAFEQAVKMVCEPMFNKPLHEISFGHVLLELFRTARRFDIVVQPQLVLLEKTLLYIEGLGRQLYPQLDLWQTAKPFLERWMAEQVGPKAMFKKVQTNLPFWSDKLPEFPELIYDNLKLGRKLLGTQQQMLDRYLKYQQKAHKSNFLLISSAVLLICGTILFAQTATLWLSYACLGAGALVWLAGWRSRPKNRKF encoded by the coding sequence ATGACCCTCGCCAGTCTTCGCCGTGGATATCAGGTCATTCGCACCCTGCTCCACTATGGCCTGGATGATGTACTGCCTCCTTCCCTGACTCCCTGGTATTTTAAACTGGCGCGCAAGAGCCTGTTTTGGGTGCGTAATCGCCACAAAGACAAATGTGGCGGCGAGCGACTGAAACTGGCGATGCAGGAACTGGGGCCGGTTTATATCAAGTTCGGCCAGATGCTTTCGACCCGTCGCGATCTGCTGAGCGACGAATGGGCCGAAGAGTTGGCCATGTTGCAGGACAGGGTACCGCCATTTGACTCAGCGCTGGCCCGTGCAGCCATCGAAGAAGAGCTGGGCTGCGCCATCGACACCCTGTTCGATGACTTCGACGACACGCCGCTGGCCTCGGCGTCGATTTCCCAGGTGCACACCGCCACCCTTAAATCCAATGGCGAGCCTGTGGTGCTCAAGGTGCTGCGCCCCAACGTGGAAGCCAAAATCCATGCTGACCTGGAGCTGATGCTGCAGGTGGCAGGTTGGGTTGAACGTCTGCTTGGCAGCGGTAACCGCCTGCGGCCGCTGGAAGTGGTGGAAGACTACCAAAATACCATCCTCGGTGAGCTGAACCTCAAGCTGGAGGCGCTGAACGCCACCAAGCTCAGAAACAACTTCCTCGATTCAGATGCGCTCTACATTCCTTATGTTTATGAAGAACTTTGCCATCGCCGACTGATGGTGATGGAGCGTATCGATGGCATCCCGATTGCCGATGTTGAGGCGCTCAATGCTCAGGGCACCAACCTGAAACTGCTGGCCGAGCGTGGTGTGGAGCTGTTTTTCACCCAGGTGTTCCGCGATAACTTCTTCCATGCCGATATGCACCCCGGCAACATTTTTGTCAGCCGCGAGCACCCGGAGAATCCGTTCTATATCGGCCTGGACTGCGGCATCATGGGCAGTCTTACCGAAGAAGATAAGCGTTATCTGGCAGAGAACTTCCTCGCCTTTTTCAACCGCGACTACCACCGCATTGCCCAGCTGTATGTGGAGTCGGGTTGGGTGTCGTCCAACACAGACATTCTGGCCTTCGAGCAGGCCGTGAAGATGGTGTGCGAGCCCATGTTCAATAAGCCGCTGCATGAAATCTCCTTCGGCCATGTACTGCTGGAGCTGTTCCGCACCGCCAGACGTTTCGATATTGTGGTGCAGCCGCAGCTGGTGTTGCTTGAGAAGACCCTGCTGTATATCGAGGGCCTCGGCAGACAGCTGTATCCGCAGCTGGATTTGTGGCAGACCGCCAAGCCCTTCCTCGAGCGCTGGATGGCCGAGCAGGTTGGCCCCAAGGCAATGTTCAAAAAAGTGCAAACCAATTTGCCATTCTGGTCTGATAAACTCCCCGAGTTTCCGGAGCTTATTTATGACAATCTGAAGCTTGGCCGCAAATTGCTGGGTACCCAGCAACAGATGCTCGACCGCTATCTGAAGTATCAACAAAAGGCGCACAAGAGTAATTTTCTGCTTATCAGCTCTGCCGTTTTGTTGATCTGTGGCACTATTTTGTTTGCCCAAACCGCTACACTGTGGCTCTCGTACGCCTGTCTCGGCGCCGGTGCCCTGGTTTGGCTAGCCGGATGGAGATCCAGGCCAAAGAATCGTAAATTTTAG
- the tatA gene encoding Sec-independent protein translocase subunit TatA has product MGGISIWQLLIIALIVILLFGTKKLRSLGGDLGGAIKGFKNAMSDEEKKALESKEAQETPAQTSQQATEKKPEAEKKEQA; this is encoded by the coding sequence ATGGGTGGTATCAGTATTTGGCAATTGCTCATCATCGCACTTATCGTGATCCTGCTGTTCGGCACCAAAAAACTGCGTTCACTGGGCGGCGATCTCGGCGGTGCCATCAAGGGCTTCAAGAACGCCATGTCCGATGAGGAAAAAAAGGCCCTCGAAAGTAAAGAAGCTCAAGAAACTCCTGCCCAAACCTCACAGCAGGCAACTGAAAAGAAGCCTGAGGCCGAAAA